A window of Terriglobales bacterium contains these coding sequences:
- a CDS encoding NAD(P)-dependent alcohol dehydrogenase has translation MFNAKAYSAASEKSPLASTTIARRDPTEHDVQIEILYCGICHSDLHQVRNEWSGVMPTVYPCVPGHEIVGRVTKVGSAVSKFKRGDLAAVGCMVDSDRTCPECQAGLEQFCPNFTLTYNFPDKHLGGVTYGGYSDSIVVDQRFVLRVPSNLNLAGAAPLLCAGITTYSPMHHWGVTKGKKVGVVGLGGLGHMGVKFAHALGAHVIVFTTSPNKKEDALRLGADEVVISRNADEMQKHAGSFDFILDAVSADHDINAYINLLRRDGNITLVGAPEKPLAVSAFGLIMGRRSLSGSPIGGIAETQEMLDFCGKHNITSDVEVIPIQKVNEAYERLLKADVKYRFSIDMASLKTE, from the coding sequence ATGTTCAACGCCAAAGCTTACTCCGCTGCCAGTGAGAAATCGCCGCTCGCCTCCACCACGATCGCGCGGCGCGATCCAACCGAACACGACGTACAGATCGAAATTCTATATTGCGGCATCTGTCACTCTGATCTCCACCAAGTCCGCAACGAGTGGAGCGGCGTGATGCCCACCGTCTACCCCTGCGTACCCGGCCACGAAATCGTCGGCCGAGTCACGAAGGTCGGCTCCGCAGTCTCCAAGTTCAAGCGCGGCGACCTCGCCGCGGTCGGCTGCATGGTGGATTCGGACCGCACCTGCCCCGAGTGCCAGGCGGGCCTCGAACAGTTCTGCCCAAACTTCACCCTTACGTATAACTTCCCCGACAAGCATCTCGGAGGCGTCACCTACGGCGGCTACTCCGACAGCATTGTCGTGGACCAGAGATTCGTCCTACGCGTTCCATCGAACCTCAACCTCGCCGGAGCCGCTCCTTTGCTTTGCGCCGGCATCACAACTTACTCGCCCATGCACCACTGGGGTGTCACCAAAGGCAAGAAAGTTGGCGTGGTCGGTCTCGGCGGACTGGGCCACATGGGCGTGAAGTTTGCACATGCGCTCGGAGCGCACGTTATTGTCTTCACGACCTCTCCAAACAAGAAGGAAGACGCACTTCGCCTCGGAGCAGACGAAGTCGTGATTTCGCGCAATGCGGACGAGATGCAAAAGCACGCCGGCAGCTTCGACTTTATCCTCGACGCTGTCTCTGCCGATCACGACATCAATGCATACATCAATCTGTTGCGCCGCGATGGCAATATTACCCTTGTTGGTGCGCCAGAGAAGCCTCTCGCCGTTTCAGCCTTCGGACTGATCATGGGCCGCCGCAGCCTTTCAGGTTCTCCAATCGGCGGCATCGCCGAAACCCAGGAGATGCTCGATTTCTGCGGGAAGCACAACATCACCTCTGATGTCGAGGTCATCCCCATCCAAAAGGTCAACGAAGCTTACGAGAGACTGCTCAAGGCCGATGTGAAGTACCGCTTCTCCATCGATATGGCTTCTCTCAAAACTGAGTAG
- a CDS encoding cupin domain-containing protein: MNKMNEHFRFSGNTFHKLEELGVRAANVSKIMLLVQPKEFQKMEIKRVGSQPSVKGPSEWFTGSVRIDPLFQAPDPAFVQGASVTFEPGARTAWHTHPLGQTLIVTSGCGWAQREGGPIEEIRPGDVVWFSPGEKHWHGATPATAMTHIAIQERLNGKVVDWMEQVSNEQYRR, from the coding sequence ATGAATAAGATGAATGAACACTTTCGTTTCTCTGGCAATACTTTTCACAAGTTGGAAGAACTGGGAGTCCGTGCCGCGAACGTCTCCAAAATAATGCTACTAGTTCAACCAAAGGAGTTTCAGAAAATGGAAATCAAAAGAGTTGGCTCGCAACCTTCTGTCAAGGGACCGTCAGAGTGGTTCACTGGCAGCGTGCGGATCGACCCGCTTTTTCAGGCACCCGATCCGGCATTTGTTCAAGGTGCCAGCGTAACCTTCGAGCCGGGCGCGCGGACTGCATGGCACACGCATCCACTCGGTCAGACGCTCATCGTCACCTCTGGCTGCGGCTGGGCTCAGCGCGAAGGCGGACCTATCGAGGAGATCCGGCCCGGTGATGTGGTCTGGTTCTCGCCCGGCGAGAAGCACTGGCATGGGGCTACCCCGGCCACGGCCATGACGCACATCGCCATTCAAGAAAGGCTCAATGGGAAGGTTGTCGACTGGATGGAACAGGTCAGCAACGAGCAA